Proteins encoded together in one Rhizobium bangladeshense window:
- a CDS encoding alpha-D-ribose 1-methylphosphonate 5-triphosphate diphosphatase → MWLSNFTLVLPDEVVSEGSVRVEDGAIAEIRPEPVAQAAIDGGGRLLMPGFVDLHGDMIEREIAPRPNATMPIDFGIHELDKKLAAAGITTAFAAVSFATESVYGHVRSLETTSAVIEGINQLRDDLLVDHRVHARYEITNVGAAPALERLLNADQIDMVSLTDHTPGQGQYNNLQSYILSISERRAISEEIAAEIVAKRIAMRNNPEIEAKLREIVALSLKHKLSLASHDDDSVEKVAEMHDLGVTISEFPVTAPAAEEARRRGLWTLMGAPNALRGQSMSGNLSALDAARAGLLGIIAADYHPAAFVPGIFKLADMVEGGLPAAVAMATGNAARSAGLLDRGEIAIGQRADLVAVERGEINRIRATFRAGRFVYSDGTLHPLRALAA, encoded by the coding sequence ATGTGGCTCAGCAATTTCACCCTCGTGCTCCCGGACGAGGTGGTGAGCGAAGGGTCAGTCCGTGTCGAGGACGGCGCCATCGCCGAGATCAGGCCGGAGCCGGTCGCGCAGGCTGCGATCGATGGCGGCGGGCGGCTGCTGATGCCGGGCTTTGTCGACCTGCACGGCGATATGATCGAGCGCGAGATCGCGCCGCGGCCGAATGCGACGATGCCGATCGATTTCGGGATTCACGAACTCGACAAAAAACTTGCCGCCGCCGGGATCACTACGGCCTTTGCCGCCGTCTCTTTCGCGACCGAAAGCGTCTATGGTCACGTCCGCTCGCTGGAGACGACGTCGGCGGTGATCGAGGGCATCAACCAGCTGCGTGATGATCTTCTGGTCGACCACCGCGTCCATGCCCGTTACGAGATCACCAATGTCGGCGCCGCTCCCGCACTCGAGCGGTTGTTGAATGCCGATCAGATCGATATGGTGTCCCTGACCGACCACACGCCGGGCCAAGGTCAGTACAACAACCTGCAAAGCTACATCCTCAGCATTTCCGAGCGCCGCGCAATCTCCGAGGAAATTGCAGCGGAGATCGTCGCCAAGCGCATCGCCATGCGCAACAATCCCGAGATCGAGGCGAAGCTGAGGGAGATCGTCGCGCTTTCGCTGAAACACAAGCTGTCGCTCGCCTCGCATGACGATGACAGCGTCGAAAAAGTCGCCGAAATGCATGATCTCGGCGTCACCATAAGCGAGTTTCCTGTCACCGCACCTGCGGCCGAAGAGGCGCGCCGGCGGGGCCTCTGGACGCTGATGGGTGCTCCGAACGCGCTGCGCGGCCAGTCGATGTCAGGCAATCTCAGCGCCCTCGATGCCGCAAGGGCCGGTCTCTTGGGCATCATCGCCGCCGATTATCATCCGGCGGCCTTCGTTCCCGGCATCTTCAAGCTCGCGGATATGGTCGAAGGCGGCCTGCCGGCCGCCGTCGCCATGGCGACCGGCAACGCAGCCCGCTCCGCCGGCCTCCTGGACCGCGGCGAGATCGCCATTGGCCAGCGCGCCGATCTGGTCGCTGTCGAGCGGGGTGAGATCAACCGCATCCGCGCCACCTTCCGCGCCGGACGCTTCGTCTACAGCGATGGCACGCTGCA
- a CDS encoding NUDIX domain-containing protein, whose amino-acid sequence MMQSKSRVEIVGEETLSNGWTRLSSYLLDYIDRNGATQRLKREVYHRTPAACILLYDPKRDLVVLVRQFRLAVHMNGDPAWVIEVPAGLLDNDHPETAIRREAMEETGYRLREAHFLFKCYMSPGAITEVVHFFAALIDTTDRVAEGGGLDEEHEDIEVLEIPLDEAARMIETGEIFDAKTIMLLQWAALNRDRIR is encoded by the coding sequence ATGATGCAGTCGAAATCACGGGTGGAAATAGTCGGCGAGGAAACGCTGTCGAATGGGTGGACGCGGTTGAGCAGCTATCTGCTCGACTATATCGACCGTAACGGCGCGACCCAGCGGTTGAAGCGGGAGGTCTATCACCGCACGCCGGCCGCCTGCATTCTGCTTTATGATCCGAAACGCGATCTCGTCGTCCTTGTCCGCCAGTTCCGTCTTGCTGTGCATATGAACGGCGATCCCGCCTGGGTGATTGAAGTGCCGGCCGGACTTCTCGACAACGATCATCCCGAGACCGCGATCCGCCGCGAGGCGATGGAGGAGACCGGATATCGCCTGCGCGAGGCGCACTTTCTCTTCAAATGCTACATGTCGCCGGGTGCGATCACCGAAGTCGTCCACTTCTTCGCAGCCCTGATCGACACCACCGACCGGGTGGCCGAAGGCGGCGGTCTCGATGAGGAGCATGAGGATATAGAGGTGCTGGAAATTCCGCTCGACGAAGCCGCGCGGATGATCGAGACCGGCGAGATTTTCGACGCCAAGACGATCATGCTTTTGCAATGGGCCGCGTTGAACAGGGATAGAATCAGGTAG